A genomic stretch from Candidatus Latescibacter sp. includes:
- the pyrR gene encoding bifunctional pyr operon transcriptional regulator/uracil phosphoribosyltransferase PyrR yields the protein MTITSEERIMDAAAMKRALQRMSHEILDRNNGPERLALVGLQTRGVFLARRMAEIIGAIENTTIPVGILDVTMYRDDYRSVMKQPMVKVTSISFEVQGITVVLVDDVFFTGRTVRGALDAIMDFGRPGRVELAVLIDRGRRELPLIADYVGKQVTTQVDEEVRVRMAEGDGVDEVTLVKLSR from the coding sequence TTGACTATTACAAGCGAGGAACGAATCATGGATGCCGCCGCCATGAAACGTGCTCTCCAGCGGATGTCCCATGAAATTCTCGACCGGAACAACGGTCCGGAGAGACTCGCGCTGGTCGGTTTGCAGACTAGGGGGGTCTTTCTTGCAAGGCGCATGGCGGAAATAATCGGGGCGATAGAGAATACAACCATTCCTGTAGGAATTCTCGATGTCACCATGTACAGGGATGATTATCGTTCGGTGATGAAACAGCCTATGGTGAAAGTCACTTCCATTTCTTTTGAGGTGCAGGGAATTACCGTGGTGCTGGTGGATGATGTGTTTTTCACCGGCCGCACCGTTCGGGGCGCCCTTGACGCTATCATGGATTTCGGGAGGCCCGGGCGGGTTGAACTTGCTGTGCTCATAGACCGCGGGCGCCGTGAGCTTCCACTCATCGCCGATTATGTGGGAAAACAGGTCACGACACAGGTGGATGAAGAAGTACGGGTGCGCATGGCGGAAGGCGATGGAGTGGATGAAGTTACTCTGGT